In Oceanococcus atlanticus, the genomic stretch GCACGCCAAATCCAAACGCAATGTGGTTGCGGGCGTTCTTGCGGTCGATGATCAGCTTGTGTGCATCTTCGAACACGTCTTCATCGCGGTTACCGGATGAGTACCACATGATCACCTTGTCGCCCTTGCGGATGGTCTGGCCGTTGAGTTCGACATCGGTCTTGGCGATGCGGCGCATATAAGCCAGCGGGGTCTGCCAGCGGATGATCTCCGAGACCATGTTGGGAATCAGGCTGTGATTCGCCTTGAGCTTGGCGAACTGTTCGGGGAATTTGTGCAAGGCATAGACCCCGCCAGACATCGAGTTGCGTGTGGTGTCGTTGCCGCCGATGATCAGCAAGCCCAGATTGCCGAGGAACTCCATGGGGTTTTTGACCATGTCCTTGGTGTCCTTGTTGGACAGCAGCAGACTGATCAGGTCAAACGACGGCGCAGCGCCGGCATCGAGCCGGGCTTTTTTCTCCCACCACAGCGTTGAGAAGGCTTTGACCATGTCGGCAGCGGCCTGGAAGAAGTTGTCATCGTTGCTGGGGCCGCCGGTGGCTTCCGGGCTGGCCGCGATGATGTCGGACCAGCGCACTAGGTCAGCGCGCCGCTCGTAGGGGTAGTCGAACAGGGTGGCGAGCATTCTGGTGGTCAGTTCGATCGATACCTTGCTGACCCAGTCAAACGGCGTGTCCAGCGGTAGATTGTCCAGCACTTCGGCCACGCGCTCGCGGATCAGGCCTTCGAGTTCGAGCAGGTTTTTGGGCGCCACCACGCCCTGAACGGCCATGCGCTGTTCGTCATGCTTGGGCGGATCCATGGCGATGAACAGTTCCGGCTGCGCGCCCTGGATGTCGCCCATCAGGATCAGCGGCTCGGCCGAGAACAGTTCGTGATGCTTGTCGACGAATTTGATGTCCTCATGGCGGGTGATCGACCAGAACGGCCCGAACGGTGTGTCCTTGGCGTAATGCACCGGACATTCCTGGCGCAGGCGTTTGAAGTAGGCCTCGGACTGCCCCTGGCGAACCAGAAACGGGTTGCTGACGTCGATGTTCTCAAGTGCCAGGGTGCTGACATCCGGCACCAGGCTTTCGACAAATACCGGGGGTGTTTTGGTCAGGCCCAGTTTGCGCTTGGTGTTGTGCAGTACGCGCAATCCCTTGATCTGGACGTCAGCGGGCACCACCTTGGCGGCCACCTGCATGGCTTTGGCTTGGATACTCATGTGCGGTCTCTCTCCTGCGTGTTATTCGGTTCTGGCAAG encodes the following:
- a CDS encoding cytochrome P450, whose product is MSIQAKAMQVAAKVVPADVQIKGLRVLHNTKRKLGLTKTPPVFVESLVPDVSTLALENIDVSNPFLVRQGQSEAYFKRLRQECPVHYAKDTPFGPFWSITRHEDIKFVDKHHELFSAEPLILMGDIQGAQPELFIAMDPPKHDEQRMAVQGVVAPKNLLELEGLIRERVAEVLDNLPLDTPFDWVSKVSIELTTRMLATLFDYPYERRADLVRWSDIIAASPEATGGPSNDDNFFQAAADMVKAFSTLWWEKKARLDAGAAPSFDLISLLLSNKDTKDMVKNPMEFLGNLGLLIIGGNDTTRNSMSGGVYALHKFPEQFAKLKANHSLIPNMVSEIIRWQTPLAYMRRIAKTDVELNGQTIRKGDKVIMWYSSGNRDEDVFEDAHKLIIDRKNARNHIAFGFGVHRCMGNRLAEMQLRILWEEILQRFDNIEVVEEPEIVQSNWVRGYSKMMVKLTPVS